The following is a genomic window from Deinococcus yavapaiensis KR-236.
CGCAAGGTTCTCGCGGAGAACAAGCTGTTCGCCACGCTGCGCCCCACCTCGCGGCAAGGCTTCATCGACGGCGTCGGCCCGGTCGTCTTCACGGACACGGTGGGCTTCATTCGAGACCTTCCCACGGACCTCGCGCGAGCGTTCCGTTCCACCCTCGAAGAAATCGGAGACGCGGACGTCCTGCTCCACGTCGTCGATGTCGCCAACCCCGCGGCGGACGCCCGTCACGAAAGCGTGCAGCGCATTCTGCGTGAACTCGAGATCGGCGAGTTGCCCACGGTCGTCGCGCTCAACAAGGCGGACGCGGCTTCCGCGGACGTGCTCGAACGCGAGCGGGACCGCATGGGCGGCGTGCCCGTGAGCGCGAAGAAGGAGCAGGGACTCGACGAGCTCAAGCGGGCGCTGCGAGATGCCTTGATGCCTTACGTGGCGCAAGTAGAGCAAGTTCAAAGAGCCGAATTGTTGAACTGACGAGTGGTTTCGGCTTCGCAACGGCCAAGTCACAATGCGTGAGAACACCCGAGCCCCCGACTCGAAGCGAGTCGGGGGCTCGACGTTGCACCGAGCGGGTCGAAGCGGGCACGGGCGGTATCGCTTCGTCACCACTCCATCGTCTTCGACCCTTCTCCCCTTTGCCTCGCTTCAGACGTAGCTCGCTTCCGAGCCCCGCCAACCCCCAAGCCCCCTTAGGCCCGTGCTAACGCCTCCCGAAGTCCTCGTCCTCATACTCACTTGGAGGTGACCTCTTGCTCGACGGTATTTTCGATCGCGTCAAACGCGGCATGGATCGCGCCCGTTCTCGCGGCGAGGAGATGACGCAGACGACGCGTCTGCGCCTCGAAGTCTTCGGGTTGCACCGCGAGTTGGACGGGTTGTACGGTCGTCTCGGGCGCGCTTACCACGGAGGCTCCGACGAGAGCGTCCTGCTGGCGTTGCGTGAAGAGATCGACCGTGTGGACGAGGAGATCGCGGCGCGAGAACGACTTATCGCGGAGATCAACGCTCGGTCTCCGCAAGCGCCCCCGGACGAGGTGGTATCCGCTTCCGCCGCGCCGTCGAGCTCGACGACCGTCATTTCGGCCTTTCCTTCGAAGGAGATCGACATGAACAGCGAACGCGACAATCCCAACATGACCACTCCGAACACCCCGGGCTCCAACGAGGAGTTGCTGCGGCGCGACGCGGAACGCAGTTCGAACCTCGCGGGCGAGGAGCGAGCGGCACCGCCGTCGATCGAGCGTAACCGCCTCAAGGACCAGCCGAACCAGGACTACCAGGAGCGCTTGGACGAGGGGCAGACGGTCTCACGGGGAACGCTGACGGACGCGGATCTCCACGGTTCGAGCGCGCCGATTCCGAAAATCGGTTCGCTCGCCGCCAACGACTTGGGCATCGATCGAGCGGCGGTGCAGCCCGACACGAGCGCCGAAGCGCACCACGAGCGCATCATCGGGAAAAACGAAGAGAAGCAGACGGACTTGGCGAGCAACGACCCCAGCCCGATCGATTGAGCGACAACGAAACGAGCCCCGCCGAGAAGCGGGGCTCGTTTCGTTGTCGGAAGTCAAAGGTCGCGTCGCCGAAAGATCAGCAGGGCGAGGATGAGCGCGAGGACGACGTACACGGCCGCCCAAACGATCAAGGCGGGTTCGGGCGGGGCGGTGCCGATGAAGGGATTGCCGCCGCCGCGCGTGGCGTCACCGAATTGCAGGAACTCCTGGGGTTGCAGGTAGTACGACGCGCCTTTCCACAAGGCGTCGGACGGCATGACGTAGCTGCTGACGTTGCCGAGACGAATCAGCAATGGGGTGTTCGTGAAGCCGCCGATCGAGCTGAGGATGCCTCCGGCGAAGCCGAGGCCGTACAGCAAGAACACCCCGATGCCGTTGGCGAGCGTCGTGAAGATCGTGCCGCCGAGGATGGTGAGTGTGAGCAGCAGCACGACCGTCAGGCCGATCAAGCCGACGCTCGGCCAAGGATTGGGGGGAAAGTAGCCGGTGAGGGCGCGCGAGCCGTAAAGCAGGCCGATGGAGAGGATGGCGACGTAGGAGAGGTTGACGATGGCAAAGCCGAGCCACTTCCCGGCGACGATCGCTCCGCGCGAGACGGGCTTGTACGCGACGCTTTGAATGGTGCCGCTTTCGACTTCCCCGGAGATCGCGCCGACGCTGGACAAAACGGCCATGAGGCCGCCGAGGAAGTTCACGAGGTACATGCCGAACAAGACGGTGGAGCCGTACGCGACCCTCGCCGAGCGTCCGGGACGGTCGAGGCCGAGGTCACCCGCGCGTTCGGTGAGGCGGTTGTGCAGAAGGTGGACGCCGTACAGGTAGAACCCCAAGAAGATGATCGAGAGGGCGAGCAAGACGAGGACGAGACGGCGCCGCGTGGCTTCGCGCAAGGCGAGCTCGGCGACGAGAAGAACTTGCTTCACTTGTCTCCTCCTTGCTGTACGAGGCGTACGAAGAGATCTTCGAGGTCGGGGCGATGCGGCGTGAGCTCGAAGAGACGCGCGCCGCTCGCCACAATGGTGGAGGCGACGTCGGGCACGTCGGCGGCGCCGAGTTGCAGCCGGAAGCGGCCGCCGCCACTGGCATTGACGGTGCCGAGCTTGCGAAGCTTCATGAGCAGTTCGGGTGACAGCTTGTCGACGCGCACGTCGAGGAATTTCGGTGGGCCGAGCAGATCATCGATCTTGCCCGCCTGCAAGATTTTGCCGCCGTTGACGAACGCGACGCGGTCACACGTCTGCTCGACTTCGGACAGCAGGTGCGAGTTGAGGAAGACGGTGACGCCGGAGTCCTTGAGCGAGTGGATGATGTTGCGAACTTCCACACGTCCGATAGGGTCGAGGGCGGAAGTGGGTTCGTCGAGGAAGACCAGCTTGGGATTGTGGATGATCGCTTGTGCGAGGCCGACGCGTTGCAGCATGCCCTTCGAGTAGCCTTTCAATTCGTCGTTGCCTCGGCCCGACAAGCCGACGAGGTCGAGCGCGGCGGGAACGCGCTCGGCTACTTCCCGCGCGTCGAGGCCCGCGAGGCGTCCGTGGAATGTGAGGAACTCCGAGCCTTTCATCCACGTGTGAAAGCGGAATTGTTCGGGCAAAAAGCCAACGAAGCGCCGCACTCGGGCGTCCTCGACGCTGCCACCCAGAACTTTGAGGTTGCCGCTCGTCGGTTTGACGAGGCCGAGCAGCATCTTCACGGTGGTGCTCTTCCCGGCACCGTTGGGGCCAAGGAAGCCGAAGACTTCTCCTTGGGCGACTTCGAGGTCGAGGCTTTGCACGACGGCGCGCCCACGGTATTCCTTGCGCAAGGCCTGCGTTTCGATGGCGAGGGTCATGTGGCAATCTCCATGTCGTTCATTCGTTCATAGAAAGTACGACGACGCTGGAGGCAACGTTGCATTGCCTCCAGCGTCGCGAATCGTGGGTTCAGCTCGCGAGGATCTCGTCGATGCGCGCGGCCACGTCGTCGGTGAGCTTCACGCCGCTCGCGCCCACCGTTTCCTCGATTTGCTGCACTTTCGTGGCGCCCGTGATCGCCGAGGACACGCCGGGTTGACGCAACACCCATGCGAGGGCGAGTTGGGCGCGCGTGATGCCGAGCTCGTCGGCGATGGTCTTGAGGGTCTTGACGCGCTGGCGGTTCTCCTCCGTCACGAAGTTCTTGCCCCAGTTTTCGTTGTCGGTGAGACGGCTGCCTTCGGGCATTCCCTCGTCGTACTTGCCGGTCAGCATGCCCATCGCCAACGGGCTCCACACGACGAGGCCGACGCCGGCCCTGTGCGTGTAAGTCAAAATTTCCTTCTCGACGCGCTCTCGGCGCAGCATGGAGTATTCGGGCTGCTCCGTGACGGGCGCGTACAGACCGTGCGCCTTGGCGAACTCGACGGCTTCGGCGATTCGCGCGGCAGGCCACATGCTGGTGCCCCAGTACATCGCGCGGCCCGAGCGAACGACGTGATCGAACGCCATGACGATTTCTTCCATCGGGACGTTCTCGTCGTAGCGGTGCGCGAAGTAGATGTCGAGGTAATCGGTGCCGAGGCGCTTGAGCGACTTGTCGATGCTTTCCAAGACGTGCTTTCGAGACAAGCCGCGGTCGTTCACGTCGTCACTCATGGGCCAGAAGACCTTCGACGAGATGACGAGGGTGTGACGCGGCAGCTCGCGCAGCACCGCGCCCATGAGCTCCTCGGAGCGTCCGCGCGCATACACGTCCGCTTGGTCGAAGAAGTTCACGCCCGACTCGTACGCTTTCAGGACGATGTCGCGCACCATGCTCTCGTCGTTGACGTTGTGTCCGAATGTGACCCAGCCGCCCAGGGAGATCTCGGAGACTTTCAGGCCACTCTTGCCAAGGTTGCGATATTCCACGCGGGAAAGCTTACTCCCGTTCGCAGAGGAGTCAAACGCGAACGAATCACACTCCGGATTAAGAGCGCCTTCACTCTCCGCTGCTGCCTTCGGCTTGCAGACGCGCGAACCACTTGCCCCAATGCGGTGTGCGTCCGTCCACGTCGGTGAAACGGTACTCGTCCATGAGCGTCCACGAGGCAAGGGCGCGCCCGTCGAAGCGGCGCTTGTCGGGGTCGGCGGCGAGACGGGCAATGCCGCGTCCGACGAAGCGGGGCGTCTCGGACTCTTGGAAGTTCGGGTCGCTGTCTTCGCGCCAATTGTCTTCGGTGAGGCCCTTGAAGGTCAGCATCTCCTCGCTGCGAAGATAGCCGGGCGTGACAGAAACGCTGGTGACGGCGCGCGCGTCTTCTTGCAGTTCCCACGACCAGATGCGCGCGAGGCGCATGACGCCCGTCTTGGCCAGGTCGTAAAAGACGTTGCCTCGGTAAGACCACGTGTCGCCGTCCGTGACTTCGACGATCAACGCGCCCGCTTTAAGAAGCGGCAGGGCGAAGCGCGCGGTGACGACATGACTGAGCACGGCGCGCTCGAGCATCGTGCGGCCCTTGGCGAGATCGAGTTCCCACGCTTTCTTGCCCCACTCGCTGAGCGACTCGCCACCCCAAACGTCGTTGATCAGGATGTCGAGTCCTCCGTGCTGAGCGTGGATACGCTCGGTGAGCGATCGGACGTCTCCTTCGTCGGTGTGATCGCAGCGAACGGCGATGCCGCGTCCTCCGGCGGCCGTCACGAGGTCGGCCGTTTCCTCGATCGTCTCGGCCCGGTTGAGATCCGAACGGTTCGTGCGCGTGGTGCGGCCCGTACACACGACGATCGCGCCGAGCGCGCCGAGTTCGACCGCGATTCCTCTCCCGGCGCCGCGCGTCGCGCCCGTGACGAGGGCAACCTTTCCGCTCAAGCTCGCTGAATCGGTCATGGCGTTATGATTTCAGAAGAACACACGCGCCGAATCGGCCGATTGACGTAACGCCGTCTGTTTGATTTTACGGCTTGCGTGTTATCGGTCGCGCAGCAACGGAAGCGGATTGATAGCTCGGTAATCGCATTTTGCTTGCGAGCCGGCGTTCACCTCGAAGTGCAAGTGGGGCGGCGTCGTTTCGGCATTCCCGGTGGTTCCCACATAGCCCAGCAGGGTGTTCGTCGTGACGTTCTGCCCTTCTTTGAGATTCGGCGCGTAGCGGTCGAGGTGGGCGTAGTAGTAGCGCCGTCCTCCCGCGCCGACCACGAAAATCCAGTTGCCGCCGAGCGGGGTGTTCGCGAGTCGCCACACGATTCCATTCGTCGCGCTGTACACGGGCGTGCCGCGTTTGGCGAAGATGTCTTGCCCCTCGTGCTTGCGTCCACCCGAGCGAGGGGCGGCGAAGGTGTCGGAGACTTGGGCGACGCGGACGCCTTGCACCGGCATCGAGATCGTGGCGTCGGGCGCCTTTGGCAGCTTGGCTTCGAGCGTCGGAAGAATTTTGACGTAGGGGTTCCACGCCTCGCGCCGCTCGCGCTCGGCCGCCGTGCGAGGTTCCGGGCCGAACTCGGACGGGCAGTTCGGTTCTCGCAATTCGAGCAGGGGTGCCGAATCGGCGACAGAAAGGAGCAGCAAGCTTGTCAGGATGAAGCGAACGAACATGCCCCGTTGTACACGGGGCATGTGAGGGCCGAATGTCATGACGTCAGATTTCTTGAAAGCGGTCGCGGTAGATGACCCACGCCATGCCAAGCGTCGACAGGACGGACACGAGGCTCGACAAGCCATAGCTGACGAGCGGAAGGGTGATGCCGGTGAGCGGCAGCATCGAAAGGGCCGCGCCGATGTTCTCGATGACTTGAAAGCCGATTTGGCCGAGCACTCCGGCGAACACGAGTTGGTCTTGCAACCTCGGGGCGTCCGTCGCCATGCCGGCGAGGCGCCACAACAGCAAGGCGAACACGACGAGCAGCGCGACCGAGCCCACGAAGCCTTGCTCTTCGGCGAAGGACGCGAACACGAAGTCGTTGTGCGGCTCGGGCACGAAGCCGTTGTGCGACTGCGTGCCTTGCTTGTAGCCCTTGCCTTCGAAGCCGCCCGAGCCGACGGCGATGGTACTTTGAATGACTTGGTAGCCTTGCCCCCGAGGGTCTTTGTACGGATCGAGGAAGATCGTGAGGCGCGCTTGCTGGTACGGCTTGAGATGCGGGTACACCACCGTCGGGAAGACCACGGCGACGGCGACGAGCGCGAGCGCCAAGTGCCAGATGGGCGCTCGCCACGCGAAGAGAATCGCCAGGAAGATCACGGACAGCACGAGCGCTCCGCCGAAGTCCTCGGTGACGACGAGGCCCACGCCCGGCAGGAAGAGCGCGAGCGGCGCGAGGTACGACGCGAAGCCTTGGTAGCCGCCCCGCATGACGGACGCGAGAAAGAGAATGGTCGCGAACTTCAGGATTTCGAGCGGTTGGAACTGCAAGAAGCCGATATCGATCCAGTTCGTTTGCCCGTTGACATCCTTGCCGATCACGAAGGTGGACGCTTGCAGCAACAGCGCGAAAAAGTACAAGAAGGGCGCGAAGGCGAAGATGCGGTCGCGGCCCGCCCACCACATCAAACCGATCGGGACGAGTGAAAGCGCCACCCCGAGCAGTTGCTTCTGAAAGAGATTTTGGTGGTCGAGCGCGGGCGCCGAGGAGATGGAGCTGATGGTGAGGAGGCCCGCGCAGAGCAAGAGGGCGACGAGCATCGGCAGCGAGAAATCGAGCTTCGACACGGACCTCACGTTAACGCTCCATCGTGAGCGGGCGTTTCATAGGGCTCAGCGAGCGGGACGTCCGCCACGTTGGGGCACGTCGTCTTGCAGCGAGATGTTGGCGACGAGTACGACCATGTCGCCGCGCTGCTCGACTTCCACGTCCGAACCGTTCGTGGGGAAGTAACGCTTCACGACCTCCATGAGGTCACGGCGCAGGGCGTCTACCTTGCCAGGTGGAATTTGGGCGCGGTCGTACGCGAGCACGAGTTCCAAGCGGTCCTTGAGGGTCTCCTTGCTGCGTTTTCTGCCCCAGAACATCACGCACCTCCGAACAGGCGGCGCAGCGTGGCGAAGAAGCCCTTGTTCTCCTCGTACTTCTCGAAGGGGACGTCCTCGCCGTGAATGCGACGGGCGGTCGCCAAGAAAGCCTGACCCGCGCGAGTATTGCCGAGCACGGCGGGCTCGCCGACGTTGGTGGACACGAGGATGCCTTCGTCCTCCGGCACGATGCCGATAGGCTTCACACCGAGGATCTCGAGGATGTCCGCTTCGCTGAGCATGTTGCCGCTCGCGACCATCTTGGGCCGCAAGCGGTTGATGATCAGGCGAATTTCACGCAGTTGCTGCGCTTCCAAAAGGCCGATGATGCGGTCGGCGTCACGCACCGACGAGACTTCGGGGTTCACGACGACGAGCGCTCCTTCGGCAGGCGCGGCCGCGGTACGAAAGCCGCTTTCGATGCCGGCGGGCGAGTCGATCAGAACGCGGTCGAAGCCTTCCTGCTCGATGAGCTCGCGTACGACGAGCTTCATCTTGTCGGCGTCCAGAGAGTCTTTGTCTTTCGTTTGAGAGGCGGGCAGGAGGTAAAGGTTCTCGACGCGCTTGTCGCGAATGAGGGCCTGACGCATGCGGCACTTGCCTTCGAGGACGTCCACGAGGTCGAAGACGACGCGACTCTCGAGCCCCATGACGACGTCGAGGTTGCGCAGTCCCACGTCCACGTCGATGACGGCGATCTTCTCCCCGAGCTTGGCGAGACCCGCGCCGATGTTGGCGGTGGTGGTGGTCTTCCCGACGCCCCCTTTGCCGGAGGTCACGACGATGACTTTGGCGTTCAAACAATCCTCCTCAAGTGCCCGCATGACACGAGCGATCCGTGACAGTTTAGCGATGCTGGCCTCAAAATACCACGAATGCCCAGAGATCTTCACCAATTATTTATGTGGCGCAAATAAAGCCGCCCCCGAGGGGAGGCGGCTGACGTTGAGGCGACTCGATCAGTCGGCGGGGTTGGGCTGCAGGGAACCTTCGCCGCGCGCCTTGCCGACCGCGCTTCGCACGACGTCGCCCGTGATGAGTTCGCTCGTGAGCAGGGCTTCGGCCACTTCGTGCATCGCCGAGGCGTACTCTTGCACGAGTTGCTTGGCGCGGGCGTACGCTCGGTCGAGAATGCGCTTGACGTCCTCGTCGACGAGGCGGGCGGTGTGCTCGCTGAACTCTTTGGGCCGCGCCATGTCCTCGCCGAGGAACACCGGACCGGAGTCGGTCGAGAGGGCTTGGTGCTGGAAGGTGTCGCCCATGCCCCACTCGAGGACCATGCGGCGCGCCATGTTCGTGCTCTTCTTGAAGTCGTCGGCGGCGCCCGTCGTGACCTTGCCGATGAACACCTCTTCGGCCGCGCGTCCGCCGAGGGCGACGACGAGTTGGTTTTCCAGGCGCTCCTTGCTCATCAGCACCTGTTCTTCGGGCAGGTAGAACGCGGCGCCCAGGGCGCGGCCTCGCGGAATGATGCTGACCTTCTGAAGCTTGTCGGCGCCGGGCGTGACGGCGGCGGTGACGGCGTGGCCCGCCTCGTGGTAAGCGATCGCCTTGCGCTCGTCGGGCGTGATGGTGAGGCTTCCGTTCTCGAGGCCGAGGGTGATCTTGTCGAGCGCGCGGTAGAAGTCGTTCATGTCGATTTGCGACTTGTTGACGCGCGCGGCTTCGAGGGCCGCCTCGTTCACGAGGTTCTTGAGGTCCGCGCCCGAGAAGTACGGAGTGCTCTTCGAAAGCTCCACGACGTCCACCGAGCCCGAGAGGGGCTTGTTGCGCATGTGGACCTTGAGGATCGCCTCGCGCTCCTTCATGTTCGGCAAGTCGATGGTGACTTGACGGTCGAAGCGACCGGGACGCAGCAAGGCCGGATCGAGGATGTCGGGACGGTTCGTCGCCGCCATCACGATGACGCTCGTGCCTTTGTCGAAGCCGTCCATTTCCGAGAGGATCTGGTTGAGGGTCTGCTCGCGCTCGTCGTGCCCGCCGCCGATGCCGGCGCCGCGCTTGCGACCGATCGAGTCGATTTCATCGATGAAGATGATGCTGGGCGAGGACTTCCGAGCGTCGTCGAAGAGGGTGCGAACGCGCGAAGCGCCAACCCCGACGAACATCTCCATGAATTCGGACGCCGAGACGGTGTAGAAGGGCACGTCCGCTTCCCCGGCCACGGCGCGGGCGAGAAGGGTCTTACCGGTGCCGGGAGGGCCCACGAGAAGCACGCCCTTGGGAATTTCCGCGCCGATGCCGACGTACTTCTGCGGATTCTTGAGGAAGTCGACGACCTCGATGAGTTCCTTTTTCGCTTCCTCGTGACCTGCGACGTCACCGAACGTGGTGGAGACGCGGTTTTCCTTGCCGTACTTCTTCGCGCGGCTTTGGCCGAACTGCATGACGCCGCTTTGGCCGCCTTGCGTCCGCATGAACACGAAGTAGAACAGTCCGACGAGCAGCAAGACGGGCAGAAGGCTCAGCAGGATGCCGCCCCATGGGCTGGGCACCTGGATGCGCGTGTCGACGCCTTGCTGAATGAGAAGCTGCTGAAAGGAGGTGTCGGGCGTCCCCGAATTGTCGGGAATCCGCGCGATGAAGTTCTCGACGGTTTGCGTACCGCCGCGCACCGTGGTGACCTCGGTGGGCGACTTCAAGGTGACGTTGACGGTCGAGCCCGTTTGAACGAGGGTTTCGACGCGGCCTTCACGAACGAGGTTGACGAGGCTGGTGTAGCTGACCTCGCGTTGATTCGAAATGGGGTTGCTCGCGAACACGAAGTACAAGCCGAGGACGAGCAGCAAGATGAGCCAAGGGTTGAAACGTCTCAAAGTAGGTCCTCCGATGGACGGCGTCGGGTGGGATTCCCACGTCGGGAATCGCGATACTTGAGTGTACCAGACTCAAGGTGAAGCGGCGTAGTGTGTGTCACAGGAAAAGCTTCAGGAATCGAAGCCCGTGGAAGCAGTCTTGAACGTTCATTTTGACGTGTCGAGGCGAGGCGTTCGCGGACAAACGTCCTGACTCGATCCGAGCGGTCGCCCGCCCGTTTGTCCTTGGTATGCTGAGCGCCTAGATGATCGAGCTTTCGACGACTTGGCAACAAACCCTGAGCGCGCTGGAGCACGAGGACTTCGACGCGGCCTACTGGACGCTGGAGTCCGCGTACGGCGTCGCGAAGCGCCCCGAACGCGCGGTCCTGTCGTTGCTCACGGCGACCCTGCACAGCCTGTATGGCGACGCGGGCGCCGAGGACGCTCGGCGGACTCTCAGAGACGCCGTCACGCTCGACCCGAGCTTGCGAGACGACAAGTTGTACCGCGCCCTGCAAGCCGAACTCACCGCGCGTACCGATCCCGCGCGCGGCGCGGTTCTCGCCCGCGAAGCGCAAGACCCCAACCTCAAAGTGCCTCTTCCCGACCTCGAGCCAGTCGCCCGCTACCACGTAATGGTCGCCCTCGCCCTTGGCGACGAGCCGCAAGAAGCGCTCGACGCCGCGCCGATCGCGACCGAGTTGCCCGTTCACCTGCGCTGGCGCCTGCGCTCTTGGCAAGCGGACTCCGAGGAGGCGCTCGGCCACCACGAGGAAGCGCAAAGCTTGTACGCAGAGGCGGCGCACCAAGCAAAAGGGCTCAACCGCGCGATCATGCTGCAAGAGCGCGCGGCGGTGCTGTTGCAACTCGAGCGGCACGAGGAAGCCCTCGTCGTGCTGGAGCGGGCGCGCACCTTCTACGGTCGCGAACCCGACGAGGCGCTTCACCTCGCCAACTGGCATTACCTGCGTGCCCAAGCCGAACTCGGCCTCGGACGCGCCGAGGACGCGTTGAAGTCCATTGAGACCGCCAGCCGTATGGAACGCGCCGAAGGCGATCCGTCGCACGGCGTGGAACTCGTGTGGGGACAAGTGCTGAGCGCGCTGGGACGGCACGACGAGGCGACCGCGCACTTCGAGGAGTCGTTGACGCTCGCGCGCCCCGAGGACCGCGCGTTCGCCTTGCACGAACTCGGCGTGGCGTACCTCGACCAAGACAAGCCCGTCGAGGCGCGCGAGCGCCTGCAAGAAGCCCTCGCCTTCGACGAGTACCCCTTCTTGCCCGAAGTGTACGCCGACCTCGCCGAAGCCGAGTACCGCCTCGGGCGCCTGCCGGAAGCCGAAGCGAGCGCGCAGTACGCGCTCAGCCAAGGTGCGACCGTTCCGGCGAGCCTCGTGCTCGGGTCGGTTGCCCTCGACTACTACCACCTCGATGAGGCGCTCGAGCACTACGAGCGCGTCATTCGCGAGTCCGCGCCGATATCACGCGACTGGGTGACGGCGCACAGCATGGCCGCCGACATCCTCTCTCAGCAAGGCTTCCAAGATCCCGCGCGCATCTACTCGCACGCGTCGCAAGCCTTGGAGCACACCGACCCGACCGACGAGTGGTACGGCACCTTGACGGACCTCATGACGCGCGCGGAGGAAGCGCTGCGAGGCGGCGGACGGCGGACGCTCAACTGATGGGCGACACGAACGACCATAGCCACCGTGCGACGAGCCTCGTGTGGGCCGAGCACGAAGCTCGAATTCGCGCCCGCCTCGAAGCCTTGGATCCCGACCTCGGGCGCTACATCGAAGACTTCGCGTACGGCGAGGTCTTCGAGCGAGGCGGCCTGGACTTCAAGACGAAAGAGTTGCTGGCGGTCGTCATGCTGCTCGCCCTCGGCAGTCCTGACGAGATTCGCACGCACTTGCGCGGCGCTTTGCGCGTCGGGGCGACCGAGCGCGAACTGCGCGAGACGCTGCTGTTCGCCGCGCCCTTCCTGGGCTTCCCGAGGGTCGTCGGAGCGTTCGCCCAACTCAAGGACGTGCTGAGCAAAGAACGCGCCGCCCCCCGAGCGGAGGGCGGCGAACGAGACGAGTCTTAGAAGCGGATCGCGAGGCCGACACGGGCCTTGAAGACCGTTTCGGGCTGGTTGATGTAGCCGTTCGTGGTGCCGTAATCGGCCGTGCCCGGATTGAAGGTCGTCGTGCCGGTCGTGGCGCCATTGGTGTCGCGGCCCGTTTGCACGATGGGAGCGTCGAAGAAGCGGTCCACGCCGAGGTCACCGGTGAGGTAGACGTTGCCGGAGACGGGCACGCTCGCCAGGAGGCCGCCGCCGATTCCTAACTGGTTGGACGTGCTCGTCAAGCTTCCGAGCGGACCCGAGACGGTGTTCGTGAAGAGGTTGTAACGCGGGCCGACGTACACGTTCGCGCCGAGTCCGGTCGTCGCGTCGTATCCGAGGCGGAAGAGGGCGTCGAGACCGACCGTGATGTTGCGCGACGTTTGCGGAGGATTGCCGCTCGCGTCACCGAGCGAGCCGCCGATGAGCTGGCCCGCCGTGATGTTGGCGCCACCCGCCGAACCGACCACGGCGCTTTGGTTGAAGCCTTGCACGCCCGTGAGGGCCACCGTGCCGCGCAGACCGATGCTGGAGCCGCCGAGGTTGCGGCCCGTGACGGACAACTCCACGCTGCCGCCTCCGTAATAACCGCCCGCCACCCCAATGTCGGTGGTGAACGGTTCGACGGGCGAGACGCCGAAGGTGACGGACTGGGCGCCCGCGAGGGCGGAGCTCATAAGAATTGCGCTGATCACGACTTTTTTCATGTTGTATCTCCTTGATGCCGCGCT
Proteins encoded in this region:
- a CDS encoding ABC transporter permease; this translates as MKQVLLVAELALREATRRRLVLVLLALSIIFLGFYLYGVHLLHNRLTERAGDLGLDRPGRSARVAYGSTVLFGMYLVNFLGGLMAVLSSVGAISGEVESGTIQSVAYKPVSRGAIVAGKWLGFAIVNLSYVAILSIGLLYGSRALTGYFPPNPWPSVGLIGLTVVLLLTLTILGGTIFTTLANGIGVFLLYGLGFAGGILSSIGGFTNTPLLIRLGNVSSYVMPSDALWKGASYYLQPQEFLQFGDATRGGGNPFIGTAPPEPALIVWAAVYVVLALILALLIFRRRDL
- a CDS encoding ABC transporter ATP-binding protein — translated: MTLAIETQALRKEYRGRAVVQSLDLEVAQGEVFGFLGPNGAGKSTTVKMLLGLVKPTSGNLKVLGGSVEDARVRRFVGFLPEQFRFHTWMKGSEFLTFHGRLAGLDAREVAERVPAALDLVGLSGRGNDELKGYSKGMLQRVGLAQAIIHNPKLVFLDEPTSALDPIGRVEVRNIIHSLKDSGVTVFLNSHLLSEVEQTCDRVAFVNGGKILQAGKIDDLLGPPKFLDVRVDKLSPELLMKLRKLGTVNASGGGRFRLQLGAADVPDVASTIVASGARLFELTPHRPDLEDLFVRLVQQGGDK
- a CDS encoding aldo/keto reductase family protein, which produces MEYRNLGKSGLKVSEISLGGWVTFGHNVNDESMVRDIVLKAYESGVNFFDQADVYARGRSEELMGAVLRELPRHTLVISSKVFWPMSDDVNDRGLSRKHVLESIDKSLKRLGTDYLDIYFAHRYDENVPMEEIVMAFDHVVRSGRAMYWGTSMWPAARIAEAVEFAKAHGLYAPVTEQPEYSMLRRERVEKEILTYTHRAGVGLVVWSPLAMGMLTGKYDEGMPEGSRLTDNENWGKNFVTEENRQRVKTLKTIADELGITRAQLALAWVLRQPGVSSAITGATKVQQIEETVGASGVKLTDDVAARIDEILAS
- a CDS encoding SDR family oxidoreductase, which translates into the protein MTDSASLSGKVALVTGATRGAGRGIAVELGALGAIVVCTGRTTRTNRSDLNRAETIEETADLVTAAGGRGIAVRCDHTDEGDVRSLTERIHAQHGGLDILINDVWGGESLSEWGKKAWELDLAKGRTMLERAVLSHVVTARFALPLLKAGALIVEVTDGDTWSYRGNVFYDLAKTGVMRLARIWSWELQEDARAVTSVSVTPGYLRSEEMLTFKGLTEDNWREDSDPNFQESETPRFVGRGIARLAADPDKRRFDGRALASWTLMDEYRFTDVDGRTPHWGKWFARLQAEGSSGE
- a CDS encoding M23 family metallopeptidase; amino-acid sequence: MFVRFILTSLLLLSVADSAPLLELREPNCPSEFGPEPRTAAERERREAWNPYVKILPTLEAKLPKAPDATISMPVQGVRVAQVSDTFAAPRSGGRKHEGQDIFAKRGTPVYSATNGIVWRLANTPLGGNWIFVVGAGGRRYYYAHLDRYAPNLKEGQNVTTNTLLGYVGTTGNAETTPPHLHFEVNAGSQAKCDYRAINPLPLLRDR
- a CDS encoding FtsW/RodA/SpoVE family cell cycle protein — translated: MSKLDFSLPMLVALLLCAGLLTISSISSAPALDHQNLFQKQLLGVALSLVPIGLMWWAGRDRIFAFAPFLYFFALLLQASTFVIGKDVNGQTNWIDIGFLQFQPLEILKFATILFLASVMRGGYQGFASYLAPLALFLPGVGLVVTEDFGGALVLSVIFLAILFAWRAPIWHLALALVAVAVVFPTVVYPHLKPYQQARLTIFLDPYKDPRGQGYQVIQSTIAVGSGGFEGKGYKQGTQSHNGFVPEPHNDFVFASFAEEQGFVGSVALLVVFALLLWRLAGMATDAPRLQDQLVFAGVLGQIGFQVIENIGAALSMLPLTGITLPLVSYGLSSLVSVLSTLGMAWVIYRDRFQEI
- the minE gene encoding cell division topological specificity factor MinE, with the translated sequence MFWGRKRSKETLKDRLELVLAYDRAQIPPGKVDALRRDLMEVVKRYFPTNGSDVEVEQRGDMVVLVANISLQDDVPQRGGRPAR
- the minD gene encoding septum site-determining protein MinD, translated to MRALEEDCLNAKVIVVTSGKGGVGKTTTTANIGAGLAKLGEKIAVIDVDVGLRNLDVVMGLESRVVFDLVDVLEGKCRMRQALIRDKRVENLYLLPASQTKDKDSLDADKMKLVVRELIEQEGFDRVLIDSPAGIESGFRTAAAPAEGALVVVNPEVSSVRDADRIIGLLEAQQLREIRLIINRLRPKMVASGNMLSEADILEILGVKPIGIVPEDEGILVSTNVGEPAVLGNTRAGQAFLATARRIHGEDVPFEKYEENKGFFATLRRLFGGA